A window of the Sabethes cyaneus chromosome 1, idSabCyanKW18_F2, whole genome shotgun sequence genome harbors these coding sequences:
- the LOC128745975 gene encoding uncharacterized protein LOC128745975, with the protein MLSRYYPNLTLLLRITARMLQFPHREQKLTNRLTPQEIKSLMQVSVRHVQSQHYQKEINQLERNGEVNLSSSLRQLKPYLDEHHLLRVGGRLQLSELSYGTKHPILLPRSSPLTALILHHEHHEQLHCGPQSLLTAVRRRFWIVGGTSAARKTCRACVECVRAKPAPLHQLMGQIPSDRLTPNSPFYITGIDYAGPINIISRRSRGATSSKGYIALFVCFCTRAVHLEADSDLSTSAFIDDFTRFSSRYGLPSRLYSDNATNLRGAARKFRIEWKFIPARSPHHGGLWEAEIRVTKGFLSKIGGDARFTFEELSTVLAQVSACMNSRPISPLSNDPSDPQPLTTAHFLIGRPLCAVPEINQLERNIGSLTRWEHVQRVVQQFSVRWQNEYVLSLQRMAKWQKAAPNISIGDFVLLVDDNEKPKQWPMGRIIDTFPGSDGHVRVVAIKTASGTTRRDVRQIRRIPLEDDEYVPGRNEAEIPRCNYVVAESKECPSTLQ; encoded by the exons ATGCTATCCCGATACTACCCGAATCTCACACTTCTACTACGCATTACAGCGCGAATGCTACAATTTCCCCATCGAGAACAGAAATTAACCAATCGTCTAACACCACAAGAGATCAAGAGCCTCATGCAAGTCTCTGTACGCCACGTACAGAGCCAGCATTACCAGAAGGAAATCAATCAGCTAGAACGCAATGGGGAAGTAAATCTCAGCAGCTCACTTCGCCAGCTAAAACCATATCTGGACGAACACCATCTCCTCAGGGTGGGCGGTAGGCTGCAGCTCTCGGAGCTCAGCTACGGTACGAAACATCCGATCTTGCTGCCGCGCAGCTCACCTCTCACCGCACTCATTCTCCATCACGAGCACCACGAGCAGCTTCACTGTGGACCGCAATCATTGCTGACTGCTGTACGACGACGTTTTTGGATTGTTGGAGGAACGAGTGCGGCCCGAAAGACTTGTCGAGCCTGCGTCGAATGTGTGCGTGCGAAGCCAGCACCCTTGCATCAACTAATGGGGCAGATACCTAGCGATCGCCTGACACCGAATTCCCCCTTCTACATCACCGGCATCGATTATGCCGGGCCAATCAATATCATAAGTCGCCGCTCACGGGGCGCTACATCTAGCAAAGGTTACATCGCACTGTTCGTGTGCTTTTGCACCCGCGCCGTGCATCTTGAAGCAGATTCGGATCTCAGCACATCCGCATTCATCGATGATTTCACGCGCTTTAGCAGCCGATATGGATTGCCAAGCAGACTTTACTCGGACAACGCTACCAACCTTCGGGGAGCTGCCCGAAAATTCC GAATTGAGTGGAAGTTTATTCCCGCACGATCGCCGCACCACGGTGGCCTCTGGGAGGCAGAAATAAGAGTGACGAAGGGGTTTCTGAGCAAAATCGGTGGCGATGCTCGATTCACTTTCGAAGAGTTGAGTACCGTCCTCGCTCAAGTGTCGGCCTGTATGAACTCCCGGCCGATCTCTCCACTCTCCAATGACCCGAGCGATCCTCAACCTCTCACAACGGCTCATTTTCTCATCGGTCGCCCGCTATGTGCCGTGCCTGAGATCAATCAGTTGGAACGCAACATCGGATCCCTAACCAGATGGGAACACGTACAACGCGTCGTGCAACAGTTTAGTGTTCGGTGGCAGAACGAATATGTTCTTTCTCTTCAACGTATGGCAAAGTGGCAAAAGGCAGCACCAAATATTTCGATTGGTGATTTTGTGCTGCTGGTGGACGACAACGAGAAGCCCAAGCAGTGGCCCATGGGCCGCATCATTGATACTTTTCCTGGATCCGATGGCCACGTCAGGGTGGTGGCTATCAAGACCGCAAGCGGTACTACGCGACGAGACGTTAGGCAAATCCGGCGAATCCCCTTGGAAGACGATGAATACGTACCAGGACGAAATGAAGCGGAAATTCCAAGATGTAATTATGTCGTGGCGGAATCTAAGGAATGTCCGTCCACGCTGCAGTAA